From a single Carassius carassius chromosome 8, fCarCar2.1, whole genome shotgun sequence genomic region:
- the chrna11 gene encoding cholinergic receptor, nicotinic, alpha 11: MWHSLAFTLCGISALIQVSVQGPYQRTLLKNLLKDYNRMERPVANDSQPLTVFLSMSLIQIMDVDEKNQVLTTNIWLNMHWYDHYLQWNQSEYPGVKNLRFTTDQVWTPDLLLYNSADDKFDSTFKSNIVVNSSGYCNYLPPGIFMSTCNVDVRWFPFDIQKCELKFGSWTFDGWLLDLQMNEADISGFMPNGEWDLVGVPGTRNELYYDCCKEPYPDVTFVVTIRRRTLYYALNLLVPCVLLSSMTLLIFLLPADSGEKISLGITVLLSLTVFMLLVAEIMPATSDSIPLIGQYFASIMIIVGMSVIATVVVLQYHHHDPNGGNMPKWVQIVLLQWVAWFLRMKRPGEGEDPERPPCAPHLRRCSSGSQSGSLPNAPGSASADLHHHHHHTSSMLHPLHPQSLLQAAAAAGHTQHLHNQTNSANNNGNMLYIGFSSLDEASPPSLLADSLQRNSMSGGPRPAVISPPAVGSSPPPHLPSQFCSPPPPPTPNLEATGCPSTVSGGGGGCSCSGTSGGGDPQLQAILEEVRYVADRFRGQDENDSMAEQWKFAAAVIDRLCLVAFSVFNIICTISILMSAPNFVEAVSKDFI; encoded by the exons ATGTGGCACTCTTTGGCTTTCACTCTGTGTGGGATCTCCGCTTTGATCCAGG TGTCGGTGCAAGGTCCATACCAGCGGACCCTGCTGAAGAACCTCCTGAAGGACTATAACCGCATGGAAAGGCCTGTTGCTAATGACTCTCAACCACtcactgtctttctgtctatgagCTTGATACAGATCATGGATGTG GATGAGAAAAATCAAGTACTGACCACCAATATCTGGCTTAACATG CACTGGTATGATCATTATCTGCAGTGGAACCAGTCTGAGTACCCAGGTGTCAAAAACCTTCGCTTCACCACAGACCAAGTGTGGACACCAGACCTCCTGCTCTACAATAG TGCAGATGACAAGTTTGACTCCACTTTCAAATCGAATATTGTAGTGAACTCCAGTGGCTACTGCAACTACTTGCCTCCAG GTATCTTCATGAGCACCTGTAACGTGGATGTACGCTGGTTTCCGTTTGACATCCAGAAGTGCGAGCTCAAATTCGGCTCGTGGACATTTGACGGATGGCTGCTGGATCTCCAGATGAATGAGGCTGATATCTCTGGCTTCATGCCCAACGGAGAGTGGGATCTTGTGG GTGTGCCGGGCACAAGAAACGAGCTGTACTATGACTGCTGTAAGGAACCCTACCCAGATGTGACGTTTGTGGTGACCATCCGCAGACGGACGCTCTACTACGCCTTAAACCTCCTCGTTCCCTGCGTCCTCCTTTCATCAATGACCTTGCTTATCTTTCTACTGCCTGCCGACTCCGGAGAGAAGATTTCACTAG GTATTACTGTGCTACTCTCATTAACAGTCTTCATGTTATTGGTGGCAGAAATCATGCCAGCAACCTCAGACTCCATCCCGCTAATAG GACAGTATTTTGCCAGTATAATGATCATTGTTGGAATGTCAGTTATTGCGACAGTGGTTGTGCTCCAATATCACCATCATGACCCCAACGGAGGGAACATGCCAAAATGG GTTCAGATAGTCCTGCTCCAGTGGGTGGCCTGGTTTTTGCGTATGAAGCGTCCTGGTGAGGGTGAAGACCCTGAGCGCCCTCCTTGTGCCCCTCACTTAAGACGTTGCTCTTCGGGATCCCAGAGCGGTAGCCTTCCAAACGCACCCGGATCTGCCTCTGCAGACctgcaccaccaccaccaccacacgtCCTCTATGCTACACCCGCTTCACCCCCAAAGCCTCCTTCAAGCCGCGGCGGCCGCCGGCCACACCCAGCATCTTCACAATCAGACCAACAGTGCCAACAACAATGGCAACATGCTCTACATCGGGTTCTCCAGTCTCGATGAAGCTTCGCCACCATCCTTGCTCGCTGACTCTTTGCAAAGAAACAGCATGTCAGGCGGCCCACGTCCTGCAGTGATTTCACCTCCAGCGGTAGGATCCAGCCCACCACCTCACCTGCCCTCACAGTTCTGCAGCCCTCCACCGCCTCCCACTCCCAATCTGGAGGCCACAGGTTGTCCGAGCACAGTGTCCGGCGGCGGCGGAGGCTGTTCTTGCTCAGGGACCAGCGGTGGAGGAGACCCACAGCTTCAGGCTATATTAGAAGAGGTGCGATACGTTGCTGATAGGTTCCGCGGACAGGATGAGAACGACAGCATGGCTGAACAGTGGAAGTTTGCTGCAGCTGTAATCGACCGACTTTGTCTGGTggcattcagtgttttcaacatCATCTGCACCATCTCCATTCTCATGTCAGCACCTAACTTTGTGGAGGCAGTTTCCAAGGACTTCATCTGA